From the genome of Latilactobacillus curvatus JCM 1096 = DSM 20019:
TACGCCATGTTCAGGTAGATCATTCAAGGAGAAACCAATTCTCCCCTGATTTAGCCAATTATAAATAGATTTAGTAGCTAGTTTAAATTCGTGAGCAATCATTCCTGGTGACCAGCTTAGACGTAAATGGTTGAGAATTTTTTGCTTTAACTCATCGCTCAGCTTAGTTTTCCGACCACATCGTGATCGCTTGTATTCGGCATCTGTTTGTGCTAATTCAGCCTGATAAGGTTGACATCGAGATAATTCATAAGAAATTGTTGACGGTGATCGGTTCAGCCGAACGCCCATTTGGATATTGGACAGCCCTAGTTCACAAAAGGTTTCGATTTTAATTCGTTCGGAATAGGTTATACTAGACAAAAGATCAGCTCCTAAAAGATGGGTTTGTGGTAAACACCATTTTAAAGGAAGCTGATCTTTTTTGTCCGAACAGCGTTCGGATTAATTTTACAATCTACCTAATAAGCATTGGGGGGTTGCTAAAAATGACATTAACTATGTGTCACCGAAGCAACTTATTGATCAAATTTGTAATTCCAGAAAAGTCGGTGCTAATTTATTAATTAATACCGGGCTTGAATTTGACGGTGCCATTCCAGCATTTTCACAGTCGTTATTGAAGATTGTCGGACAATGGATGTCAGTTTATGGAGAAGCAATTTATGCGACAAATCATTATGAAAATCAGACCTACTTGGCAAGTGGCGAGACAACCGATTTTATCAAAGGAAACTATCTGTTTGTCTATGGTTTAGGTAATATAGGTAATAGTAATGTTGTGCTGGGTGGCGAAAAGGCGCGGAAGATAGTGTTTAATCAATATCCGCAACGCGTAACTAGCATCACTTGGTTAGATAATCAAGCGTTGTTTGAGTTTGAGCAGGCTTTAGACGGGACGCTAACAATTTATGCCAATGCTTTTCAATATGGGACACATTTAATTGATCGCGTAGCCACTATAACTGTCGAAGACTAGTGACGAGGTAGAAGATGAAAACAAAAGATGTAACGATTAGGTATCAAAAAACAGCGACGGTTCATAGTGATCGCAATCAACTGGCTTGGCTTGGAAAGATAGCAGTTGGGACATGTTTCTTGATGTACGTGTCATATATCCAACAAATTATGGCTAATTTAGCTGGGCACCCTGTGTCGGCGATTCAACCAAGCGTTGCGATGGTTAATGCGACTTTGTGGTTTAGTTACGGTTGGTTTAAACCACATAAAGATTGGCCAATCATCATTTCAAATGTCCCAGGAATCATATTTGGGCTGGTAACATTAATTACAATTTATTACCATTAATAGCAAAATAACCCGGGTCAATTGACCCGGGTTATTTTTTTGATCAACTTACGCTAAATTAATTGACACCCTTTATGAATGGTATGGTACCATAGGCGTAATTAGAAAAGCGAAGGGATGCGGGCGCATGCGACGTTCTAAATGGATAATAATCATCATTGGTTTAGGAGTTTTGATTGGCAGTGGATGGTGGCTTTTAGGGCATGCAACGACGCAAAAAGCGCAGCAAATCAAGCAAACAGAAAATGAACAGCCCACTTTTTATTTGCATGGTTATGGCGGTTCGGCTCGTTCGACTGATAGCATGATCAAAGCTGCTCGCGAACAAAAGAATGCGACACAGGTTCTCACTGCAACCGTTCGTAAGGATGGTTCAGTTGATTTACAGGGGCGTTGGTTAGCTAAAACGACACGACCAATCGTGCAAGTTGTTTTCGAAGATAATCGCAATCCTGACTATCAACAAGATGGTGAGTGGTTTAAAAACGTCTTAGTCGCGGTTAATCGGCAGCACAGCTTCAAACGATTCAACGTGGTGGCACATTCGATGGGCAACTTGACGGCTGTTTATTATTTATTGAATCATGCGACTGATAAACAGTTACCCCGTATGGCGAAGATGGTGAATATTGCGGGTCATTTTGATGGGATTATCGGGATGGATGATCAGCCTAATCAAAACCAGGTTAAAAAGGATGGCCAACCACAAAAAATGAACGCGACTTATCGGCAACTGATGGGACTGCGTAACCAGCTCCCTGCTAAATCGATTACGGTGTTGAATATCTATGGGGATTTAGGCGATGGGACGCATTCTGACGGACGTGTTAGTAATGCATCGTCACAGTCGTTGCGGTATTTGGTGACGCCTGGTGCGAAGACCTATCAAGAAAAGAAGTTTACTGGTAAAAAAGCGCAGCATAGTCAATTACACGAAAATCATGCAGTCAATCAAACTGTCTTAGCGTTTTTATGGTAAAACATACTTAAAAAGTGGTGGCGACAAAAATTAATTTTGTCGCCACCACTTTTTTAATGTTCAAGACGGTAGTCTCGCGCTGCTTGTTCGAGATTCGAAATGAGAGCTTGTTGTTTTGGCGAGAAGAACTGGGTCTTACGATAGGCTAACGAGATATAAAAGATTGGTTGTGGTTCATCCAATAAATCAAGTACCACTAAGTCATCAGCAGGCGTAATACTGGTTTCAGTTAGAAAACCGATGCCGACATTTTCGTGAATCATACTTTTTAAGACACTAACGTCATTGGTGCGGTAAATAATTTCGGGTTTGATTTGATTGACGTCCGATAAGTTCTTGAAGACCACGGGATGCACGAATCCTTCCGCGAGCATAATAAATTTCTCGTGGGCTAAATCACGAAAGGCGACCGCTGGTTTCTGGGCTAAGGGACTATCAGGTGCAACTACAATCTTAAAATGGTGACGTTCGATGACTTTAGCTGTGATGGTATCGGTTTGAAGTGGCGTCGCAGAGCCAAGAAGCGCGACATCTAGTTCACCGGCTTCTAATGAAGCCAACAATTCTTTGGAACCCCCATCAGCTGTCTTAAAATGTTGAATCGTGCCGTTAGCGGCTAGCTTTTGTGCTAATTTTGAGAAGTAGTAAGTGCCGATAATTGGTGGCAAGCCAAAACGCAAATCAGTAGCGTTGAGATTGAGCATGTCGGCCTTTGTTAGTTCAATCTCCGCTAATATTCGCGCGGCATGTTGATAAAGTTGCTCACCACCAGGGGTAATAATCAATGATTGGTGTGATTGATCGCGCTGAATGAGTTTGGTCGCGAATTCATCTTCAAGGCGTTTGACCGCGTAAGTGATCGTCGGTTGACTGACCTTGAATTGATCAGCGACTGCCGTAAAATTTTTTAATTTAATTAGCGCAGCAAAATAGGCCAAATCTTTAATCTTCATAAAAACTCCTGTTTAATGCAGTTTAGACGTTTCATATAAATCTATTTTATCATAAATGTAAGTTTTGACTATCAAATGTTGAGGCGTGTATAGTGACCAACATGATATAAAAGAAAAGGAGATTTTTAATATGAAAGCACAACAAATTTTAAATGATCCATTTTTAAATAAGGGTACAGCATTCACTGCTGAAGAACGTGCACAATTTGGTTTAACGGGGATGTTACCACCTCACGTGCAAACCATTGATGAACAAGTTAAACAAGCTTATGCCCAATATCAATCAAAAGCCAACATGCTTGAACAACGGATTTTCTTAATGTCAATTTTTAATGAAAACCGTGTGTTGTTCTTTAAATTATTCAGCCAACATGTTGCTGAATTCATGCCAGTGGTTTACGATCCAACGATCGCTGACACAATCGAAAACTACAGTGCTTTATATGTGAACCCCCAAAACGCTGCTTTCTTATCAATCGACGATCCTGATTCAATGAAGACAACCTTGGCAAACGCTGCTGATGGTCGCGAAATTAAATTAATCGTTGTGACTGATGGCGAAGGAATCTTAGGGATTGGCGACTGGGGCACACAAGGTGTGGATATCTCAGTTGGTAAATTAATGGTTTATACGGCTGCTGCCGGGATTGATCCTAGTCAAGTCTTACCAGTTGTTTTAGATGCTGGGACGAACCGTGAAAGCTTACTCAATGATGAGTTATACTTAGGCAACCGTCATGAACGGGTTCGCGGCGATCGTTACTACGATTTCGTCGATCAATTCGTGCAAACAGCTGAAGACCTATTCCCTAATATGTATCTTCACTTTGAAGATTTTGGCCGGAGCAATGCTGCTAATATTTTGAACAAGTACAAAGATCAAATCGTGACGTTCAATGATGATATCCAAGGCACAGGGATTATCACATTAGCTGGGATTATGGGCGCTTTAAATATCTCTGGTGGCAAGATGACCGACCAAGTTTACATGAGCTTTGGTGCTGGGACTGCGGGTGCTGGGATTACCCATCGCATCTTCGAAGAAATGTTACAAGAAGGTTTAACTGAAGAACAAGCACGTAGCCGTTTCTACATGGTTGACAAGCAAGGGCTATTGTTTGATGATGATCCAGAATTAACACCAGAACAAAAACCATTTGCGCGCAAACGGAGTGAATTCGCGAATGCTGATGAATTAACAACTTTAGAAGCTGCTGTCAAAGCAATCCACCCAACTATTTTAGTGGGGACTTCAACCCAACCTGGGACCTTTACAGAATCAATCGTGAAGGAAATGGCTGCTCACACAGAACGCCCAATTATTTTCCCATTGTCAAACCCAACGAAATTAGCTGAAGCAACTGCTGCAGACTTAATCAAGTGGACTGACGGCAAAGCTTTAGTAGCGACTGGGATTCCTGCTGCACCTGTTGAATACAACGGTGTCACATATGAAATCGGTCAAGCAAACAACGCTTTAGTCTATCCAGGGCTTGGTTTAGGCACAATCGCGTCAACTGCGAAAGTCTTAAATGACGAAATGATTAGCAAAGCAGCTCACTCATTGGGTGGCATCGTTGATCCAACAGAACCTGGCGCAGCTGTCTTACCGCCTGTGACAAAACTAGATATCTTCTCACAAACGGTTGCGAACGCTGTTGCTCAAAGCGCTGTTGATCAAGGTTTGAATAAAGAACCAATTGCTGACGTGCAAAAAGCCGTCGCAGACATGAAATGGGAACCAGAATACAAAGCACTATAATTTAAATATAAATCGGTAGGAGCGTGAAAGAGTTGGCAGCATTTCTAACATCATTATCAAGCGTTGTCGAAATCGTCTTAGTCATTGCATTGGGGTTTTGGCTACGGAGTTCAAAAAAATTCGATGATAATTTTAAAGGCACAATTTCATTTTTAATCATGAATGTCGCTTTACCATTATCAATTTTCGTCTCAGTTCTAGATAACTTAACCCGTGAAAAGTTGGTCGGTTTATCTGGCGGCTTGATTTACGTCTTAATTAGTTTCGCCCTCGGTTATCTCGTGGCATGGTTACTAACCAAGGCTTTCCGAATTCGGCCAGGTCGTCGTGGGACATTTATCAATATGTTCGTTAATGCCAATACCATCTTCATTGGGTTACCATTGAACTTGGCACTATTCGGTGACAAGAGTTTACCTTACTTCTTGATCTACTATGTGGCCAATACGGTTTCAACATGGGCAATCGGGGTCTTCTTCATCTCAAATGATGATCCAACCAAAGAAAAAGGCGCTGCTAAAGGCAAATTTAACTGGCGTAAATTATTACCTTCTCCATTAATCGGTTTCTTAGCCGCATTAATTTATCTTCTAACTGGTTTACCATTACCAGAACTTGTTGATAAGACATTCTCAATGGTCGGTGGCATCGTAACACCAATGTCATTGATCTACATTGGGATTATCTTAGCTGATGCTGGTTTGAAATCAATCCATTTCGACCGCGATACAGTCCTTGCGTTATTAGGCCGTTTCGTTGTGGCACCAGCCATCATGATTGCCATCATGCTATTCTTCAAGAACACAACCTCAATCCCATCAATCGAACAAAGCACATTGATTATTCAAGCTGCAACACCTGGTTTGGCTGTCTTACCAATCTTAGTTGGCCAATCACATGGTGATGTTGAATATGCAACGAATGTTGTCACAACAAGTACTGTCTTGTTCGTAGTTGTTGTCCCAATCTTAATGCAAATTGTTCAATATATCTAAAGCTTAAATGTGTCGTTCAGCTGACACTCCCCTAAATTTTACCCCCATTGCGCCGTCTCAATTAATTGAGACGGCGCTTTTTTTGTGCAAAGAAACACAAAGAATGTTGTCAAAGGCGGTAAAGTGCATTACAATGAAAACGGATTCAATAATGTAAAGGGGACGACAGCATGACAGAGAAAATCTACACCAACTTAGCACCTGAACCATTGGGACCATACAGTCAAGCGATTGCAACGGATCAACTGGTTTTTATGTCAGGGCAACTCGGATTAAAAGATGGCCAATTGGCACCAGACTTAGCGAGTCAAACAAAACAAGCAATCACGAATATGCAACACGTGTTAGCGGCAGCAGGATTATCCCTAGAAAACGTTGTGAAAACCAATTGTTTTTTAACTGATTTGGATGACTTTAACGAATTCAATGAAGTATATGCGCGCTTCTTCGGTGATATCGCACCGGCTAGAAGTGCCGTTCAAGTTGATAAACTACCAGCTGGCGCAATTGTTGAGATAGAAGCAGTTGCAATTCGTTAATGCCGTAATTGACTGAATAAACAACCATTTGAAAAAAGCCTCCAGAGGAAATTAAATGCATTTCATTTAACCATCTCTGGGGGCTTTTTTGCATGCCTGAAATTTAATGTTTAAAGTGATGTTTATGGGTACAAATACTGATATATAAGCATTGTTGTGAAAATATTCTACCAATGTTAATTAGAAAAAGATTAAAATTAGATGATAAAAATTGCGAATAAAATGAAGCTCCAGCGCGACCATTTTGATGACATGGAACCGAATACAAATATCGGCATTAAAGAAGTTTACACATGTTGCATAATCATAGATAGGGATTATCTCTTTAAAAGATTTAACAGATTCGTTTTAAAACAACTTGTACACAATTTAATAGCTTGTCAGAATAAAAAAACATTAAGTCCAATTGGTGATTAATTGATTGAATCTTTGATATCCCAATTGATAACTAGATCGTACCAAAGGTGTAGTGATGAATGGAAAAATAGAAAAATCATATGGAGGTAGACGATGGATAGAAGAAAATTAGCGCTGGGTGCAACAATGCTGACCATGTTATTGACGTTTATCTGTATCAATAGTGGTCGTACTCAAGCAGCGATACCCGCCCATATTCCAATCGATGGCATCTTTAAACCCTCCATTGGGGTAGATAGTTCCGTTCAAGCAGGTGGAATTGTGCAAGTGACACCAGATAGCCAGAACAAGAAGGGGGCAATTTGGTCGGAAGAGCAGTATAAGATTGATTTGACACATAATTTTACAAGTTTAATGTATGTCAATTTAGGGGACAAAAAAGCGCAATCGGTTGACGGGATGGCCTTTGCAATGATGAATGACCCAGACAAGGTTAAGAATTGGCAGCAAGTGACCGGTGGCGCCCTTGGTGTTTGGCGGAATCCATTTTCTTGGGTAAAAGATAACTCAGCAATCGCCAAGTCATTTGCCGTTGAATTCGATACGTACCATAATGGCAATGATTTTGACGGTTTGCTACCCAATGATGGCCCAGATAGAGGCCATGTTGCTTATAATTTTCCAGGACAAGATAGTGCATATCAGCGTTTACCAAGTCGCTTGTACGCGCTAAACCATCTACAACTTCAAAAACCGCAAAATGGTGATTATTTATCATTAGTAACATTAGGCCATATCGTGATGGCACCAAGTGTACAGGCTGCGACAACATCGAATGAAACAACTACGAGGAAAATTGCACTAGAAGCAGGGGACACAACAACGACTAACCCACCAATTGTGCCAGGGACAGATGGAAACGGAAACGGACCAACTGGCGCAACAGGGGATATCACGATTGATAATTTAACATCACTTGATTTTGATAAGGTGAAACTGACTGGTGGCGCGCAAAACGTTAAGAATATCGTTAAAGATCCTAACGTACAAGTCACCGATAAACGGGGAACTGGCGCTGGCTGGAATATTACCGTTAAAAGTTCAGAATTTAAAGACACAACGGATTCAACGCATATCTTAAAAGGCGCACAGATTAATTTTCCAGTCGGTAAAGTAGTCGCTAGTGATTCAACGAATACTGCTGCACCAACAGCTAAAGCGATTACTGTTCCTGCTGATGGGTTGGATAATGCGCAAATCTTGATGAGTGCTGA
Proteins encoded in this window:
- a CDS encoding RidA family protein → MTEKIYTNLAPEPLGPYSQAIATDQLVFMSGQLGLKDGQLAPDLASQTKQAITNMQHVLAAAGLSLENVVKTNCFLTDLDDFNEFNEVYARFFGDIAPARSAVQVDKLPAGAIVEIEAVAIR
- a CDS encoding alpha/beta hydrolase; translation: MRRSKWIIIIIGLGVLIGSGWWLLGHATTQKAQQIKQTENEQPTFYLHGYGGSARSTDSMIKAAREQKNATQVLTATVRKDGSVDLQGRWLAKTTRPIVQVVFEDNRNPDYQQDGEWFKNVLVAVNRQHSFKRFNVVAHSMGNLTAVYYLLNHATDKQLPRMAKMVNIAGHFDGIIGMDDQPNQNQVKKDGQPQKMNATYRQLMGLRNQLPAKSITVLNIYGDLGDGTHSDGRVSNASSQSLRYLVTPGAKTYQEKKFTGKKAQHSQLHENHAVNQTVLAFLW
- a CDS encoding LysR family transcriptional regulator → MKIKDLAYFAALIKLKNFTAVADQFKVSQPTITYAVKRLEDEFATKLIQRDQSHQSLIITPGGEQLYQHAARILAEIELTKADMLNLNATDLRFGLPPIIGTYYFSKLAQKLAANGTIQHFKTADGGSKELLASLEAGELDVALLGSATPLQTDTITAKVIERHHFKIVVAPDSPLAQKPAVAFRDLAHEKFIMLAEGFVHPVVFKNLSDVNQIKPEIIYRTNDVSVLKSMIHENVGIGFLTETSITPADDLVVLDLLDEPQPIFYISLAYRKTQFFSPKQQALISNLEQAARDYRLEH
- a CDS encoding SemiSWEET family transporter — encoded protein: MKTKDVTIRYQKTATVHSDRNQLAWLGKIAVGTCFLMYVSYIQQIMANLAGHPVSAIQPSVAMVNATLWFSYGWFKPHKDWPIIISNVPGIIFGLVTLITIYYH
- a CDS encoding malolactic enzyme → MFNMKAQQILNDPFLNKGTAFTAEERAQFGLTGMLPPHVQTIDEQVKQAYAQYQSKANMLEQRIFLMSIFNENRVLFFKLFSQHVAEFMPVVYDPTIADTIENYSALYVNPQNAAFLSIDDPDSMKTTLANAADGREIKLIVVTDGEGILGIGDWGTQGVDISVGKLMVYTAAAGIDPSQVLPVVLDAGTNRESLLNDELYLGNRHERVRGDRYYDFVDQFVQTAEDLFPNMYLHFEDFGRSNAANILNKYKDQIVTFNDDIQGTGIITLAGIMGALNISGGKMTDQVYMSFGAGTAGAGITHRIFEEMLQEGLTEEQARSRFYMVDKQGLLFDDDPELTPEQKPFARKRSEFANADELTTLEAAVKAIHPTILVGTSTQPGTFTESIVKEMAAHTERPIIFPLSNPTKLAEATAADLIKWTDGKALVATGIPAAPVEYNGVTYEIGQANNALVYPGLGLGTIASTAKVLNDEMISKAAHSLGGIVDPTEPGAAVLPPVTKLDIFSQTVANAVAQSAVDQGLNKEPIADVQKAVADMKWEPEYKAL
- a CDS encoding WxL domain-containing protein, translated to MDRRKLALGATMLTMLLTFICINSGRTQAAIPAHIPIDGIFKPSIGVDSSVQAGGIVQVTPDSQNKKGAIWSEEQYKIDLTHNFTSLMYVNLGDKKAQSVDGMAFAMMNDPDKVKNWQQVTGGALGVWRNPFSWVKDNSAIAKSFAVEFDTYHNGNDFDGLLPNDGPDRGHVAYNFPGQDSAYQRLPSRLYALNHLQLQKPQNGDYLSLVTLGHIVMAPSVQAATTSNETTTRKIALEAGDTTTTNPPIVPGTDGNGNGPTGATGDITIDNLTSLDFDKVKLTGGAQNVKNIVKDPNVQVTDKRGTGAGWNITVKSSEFKDTTDSTHILKGAQINFPVGKVVASDSTNTAAPTAKAITVPADGLDNAQILMSADKDKGMGTWADVMTTDGITLDIAGGAYAGSYNADLTWTLGDTPLQLAGSSR
- a CDS encoding AEC family transporter encodes the protein MAAFLTSLSSVVEIVLVIALGFWLRSSKKFDDNFKGTISFLIMNVALPLSIFVSVLDNLTREKLVGLSGGLIYVLISFALGYLVAWLLTKAFRIRPGRRGTFINMFVNANTIFIGLPLNLALFGDKSLPYFLIYYVANTVSTWAIGVFFISNDDPTKEKGAAKGKFNWRKLLPSPLIGFLAALIYLLTGLPLPELVDKTFSMVGGIVTPMSLIYIGIILADAGLKSIHFDRDTVLALLGRFVVAPAIMIAIMLFFKNTTSIPSIEQSTLIIQAATPGLAVLPILVGQSHGDVEYATNVVTTSTVLFVVVVPILMQIVQYI